The genomic stretch GGTGGGGAACTACGATCTCGACAATTCTCATTTCCAGAGCTTCCAGAATATGGGGTTCTCGATGCGCATGTTCGGCGGCAGGGCGGAGGTCACGCTTGAAGACAACTACGATGTGCTGCGAAGAGAGCTATGGCTTGAGACTGACCGCGCTTACAAAGATGCGTTGGAGACGTTCACGAAGAAGAAAGCCTACCTGCAGAACACGATCCGCTCCGATTCGCTGCCGGATTTCACCAGGGAAGAAAAACTCTCCAACATGAAACTGCCTGCCGCCTTCGATGCCAAGAGGGATTTGCTATCGAGAACCGTCGGCGACATATCAAGGCTGTTCCTGGGAAACGATAAGATACAAAAATCGACAGTTGCCCTTAAGAGATCGATTGAGAACACCTATTATGTCAACAGTGAAGGAGCGGTCTACGTCGAACCTCACGTAGCTTCAAGATTGTCCATCAGTGCCACCGCCCAGGCCGAGGATGGAATGCCGCTCAAGGATTTCCTCGTCTATGCGTTTGCCGATGTCGATGGCATGCCTGCCGTGGAGACGCTCAAAAAGGACGTTGAAGCCATGATGCGGGAGCTGGCGGCACTGAGGAATGCTCCGGTCGCAGAGGATTACAGTGGCCCCGTCCTATTTGCCGGCCAGGCGGCCGCCGAAATCCTGGCTCAGGGGTTCGTGGACAACCTTGTGGCCGAGCGCACCTCGGCAAGTGACAATGCCCAGTTCAACATGTTTTCCGGCAAGAGAGAAAACCCTTTCCTCAGCAAGGCGGAATTGCCGGTCACTGCAAAATCGATTTCGGTCAAGGCCCAGCCGACGCTCAAGAACTACGGGGGTGCCGCTCTACTTGGCTCCTATGAAGTAGATGACGAAGGAGTGAGGACCCAGGATGTCAGCCTGATCGAAAACGGTATTTTGAAGAACTTCATGATGTCCCGCTCCCCCGTTAAAGGATTCAACAAATCAAACGGCCATTTCCGCGGCACCTCTGCGGCCCCGAGTGTCGTCCGGCTGTCATCGAGCGAAGCATCTCCATACGGGGCGCTGAAGGACAGGCTGATTCAGGAAGTGAAGGATGACGGCCTCAAATACGGATACATAATCAAGTCCATCATACCGCTCTCAGAGGCGAAAGAGCTTGGCGACATTGATATTCAGTCGATGGTGATGAGCATGTACACGTCGAGCCCCACCGAGATCAAACTCTCCAGGCCCGTCGTCGTTTATCGCGTGTATCCCGATGGGAAAGAGGAACTCGTACGCGGGGCAGAATTCGCAAATCTGGGGATAAAGTGCTTCAA from Candidatus Eisenbacteria bacterium encodes the following:
- a CDS encoding metallopeptidase TldD-related protein; translation: MKKLMISVVVFVAFFLVSTLAFGQEAPVLLKAMQDELARSVDKLKLENEEAPYFISYLIKDCQMLEIVANSGAVTRNDENRFRKLDVDVRVGNYDLDNSHFQSFQNMGFSMRMFGGRAEVTLEDNYDVLRRELWLETDRAYKDALETFTKKKAYLQNTIRSDSLPDFTREEKLSNMKLPAAFDAKRDLLSRTVGDISRLFLGNDKIQKSTVALKRSIENTYYVNSEGAVYVEPHVASRLSISATAQAEDGMPLKDFLVYAFADVDGMPAVETLKKDVEAMMRELAALRNAPVAEDYSGPVLFAGQAAAEILAQGFVDNLVAERTSASDNAQFNMFSGKRENPFLSKAELPVTAKSISVKAQPTLKNYGGAALLGSYEVDDEGVRTQDVSLIENGILKNFMMSRSPVKGFNKSNGHFRGTSAAPSVVRLSSSEASPYGALKDRLIQEVKDDGLKYGYIIKSIIPLSEAKELGDIDIQSMVMSMYTSSPTEIKLSRPVVVYRVYPDGKEELVRGAEFANLGIKCFKDIIGTSDDAFVYNYPIRSSEMPFDLGIFGISVPGSDYYASVITPAIIISEIDVNKSIGNYGKPPIVSYPSLVGK